A window of Vigna unguiculata cultivar IT97K-499-35 chromosome 4, ASM411807v1, whole genome shotgun sequence contains these coding sequences:
- the LOC114181167 gene encoding uncharacterized protein LOC114181167 isoform X2, translated as MGSNPAFVLEIGPDGIPKESPVISYTEQIIEAEQLQLKKYIEENYSKIRDVERELANLGLEMKLTSGPKKAALEHMRTKIEASTEKIRVAKLKEEQAHKVWESASKAVRDEEQIKQKLCEDLSKLVEESNNSQLSRLEELKRRLEAMNPNRQSSSPHSAGKSSSLDSAIQDASSLPSTRESNGDSAENVQYQNSGQKVPAANEHKPHPPSEGEQRNKKKVNLRDGRT; from the exons ATGGGTTCAAACCCGGCGTTTGTTCTCGAGATCGGACCCGATGGTATTCCCAAAGAATCTCCGGTTATCAGTTACACAGAACag ATAATCGAAGCAGAGCAACTTCAATTGAAGAA GTATATTGAGGAAAACTATTCTAAAATTCGTGACGTGGAGCGTGAGCTTGCAAATCTGGGATTGGAGATGAAACTTACATCTGGACCAAAGAAAGCAG CATTGGAACATATGAGAACAAAGATTGAGGCATCAACAGAGAAAATTCGTGTGGCAAAGCTAAAGGAAGAGCAGGCACATAAG GTGTGGGAATCAGCATCCAAAGCAGTGAGGGATGAAGAGCAAATAAAGCAGAAATTATGTGAAGACTTAAGTAAACTG GTAGAAGAGAGCAATAACTCTCAGTTGTCTAGGCTGGAGGAATTAAAAAGACGATTGGAAGCTATGAATCCGAACCGGCAGTCAAGTAGTCCTCACAGT GCTGGGAAATCAAGCTCTCTGGATAGTGCAATCCAAGATGCCTCCTCCCTTCCCAGCACAAGGGAATCAAATGGAGATTCGGCTGAGAATGTTCAGTACCAAAATAGTGGTCAGAAAGTTCCAGCGGCCAATGAGCATAAACCGCATCCTCCTAGTGAAGGagaacaaagaaataaaaagaaagttaactTAAGAG ATGGCAGAACCTAG
- the LOC114181167 gene encoding uncharacterized protein LOC114181167 isoform X1 gives MGSNPAFVLEIGPDGIPKESPVISYTEQIIEAEQLQLKKYIEENYSKIRDVERELANLGLEMKLTSGPKKAALEHMRTKIEASTEKIRVAKLKEEQAHKVWESASKAVRDEEQIKQKLCEDLSKLVEESNNSQLSRLEELKRRLEAMNPNRQSSSPHSAGKSSSLDSAIQDASSLPSTRESNGDSAENVQYQNSGQKVPAANEHKPHPPSEGEQRNKKKVNLRGKGIGAVHKTRSSTPDWTGSGFDVDGRT, from the exons ATGGGTTCAAACCCGGCGTTTGTTCTCGAGATCGGACCCGATGGTATTCCCAAAGAATCTCCGGTTATCAGTTACACAGAACag ATAATCGAAGCAGAGCAACTTCAATTGAAGAA GTATATTGAGGAAAACTATTCTAAAATTCGTGACGTGGAGCGTGAGCTTGCAAATCTGGGATTGGAGATGAAACTTACATCTGGACCAAAGAAAGCAG CATTGGAACATATGAGAACAAAGATTGAGGCATCAACAGAGAAAATTCGTGTGGCAAAGCTAAAGGAAGAGCAGGCACATAAG GTGTGGGAATCAGCATCCAAAGCAGTGAGGGATGAAGAGCAAATAAAGCAGAAATTATGTGAAGACTTAAGTAAACTG GTAGAAGAGAGCAATAACTCTCAGTTGTCTAGGCTGGAGGAATTAAAAAGACGATTGGAAGCTATGAATCCGAACCGGCAGTCAAGTAGTCCTCACAGT GCTGGGAAATCAAGCTCTCTGGATAGTGCAATCCAAGATGCCTCCTCCCTTCCCAGCACAAGGGAATCAAATGGAGATTCGGCTGAGAATGTTCAGTACCAAAATAGTGGTCAGAAAGTTCCAGCGGCCAATGAGCATAAACCGCATCCTCCTAGTGAAGGagaacaaagaaataaaaagaaagttaactTAAGAGGTAAAGGAATTGGTGCAGTGCACAAGACTAGGTCTTCAACTCCTGACTGGACTGGTTCTGGTTTTGATGTAGATGGCAGAACCTAG
- the LOC114181412 gene encoding probable fructokinase-7 isoform X1, with product MAHHTSSDHSNYLRKEECKETGSLVVCFGEMLIDFVPTVGGVSLAEAPAFKKAPGGAPANVAVGISRLGGSSAFMGKVGADEFGYMLADILKQNNVETSGMRFDSNARTALAFVTLREDGEREFLFFRNPSADMLLQESELDKNLLKQARIFHYGSISLIDEPCKSAHLAAMRIAKNSGCILSYDPNLRLALWPSADAARKSIMDIWDQADVTKISEDEITFLTGGDDPYDDNVVLKKLFHPNLKLLIVTEGSQGCRYYTKAFKGRIGGVKVKPVDTTGAGDAFVSGILYSIATDQTIFQDEKRLRKALYFANICGALTVTERGAIPALPTREAILQFLLEAAVI from the exons ATGGCTCATCATACCTCATCAG ATCATTCCAATTATCTCAGAAAAGAAGAGTGCAAGGAAACAGGTTCACTGGTTGTTTGTTTTGGGGAAATGTTAATAGACTTTGTTCCGACCGTGGGAGGAGTATCGCTGGCCGAAGCACCTGCTTTCAAGAAAGCTCCCGGTGGAGCTCCTGCAAATGTAGCTGTTGGTATCTCTAGATTGGGAGGTTCATCTGCTTTTATGGGCAAG GTTGGAGCAGATGAATTTGGGTACATGCTGGCAGACATTTTAAAGCAGAACAATGTTGAGACTTCTGGCATGCGGTTTGACTCTAATGCAAGAACTGCATTAGCTTTTGTGACACTTAGAGAAGATGGTGAACGTGAATTCTTGTTTTTCCGCAATCCAAGTGCTGATATGCTCCTTCAAGAATCAGAACTTGATAAAAATCTCCTAAAGCAG GCTAGAATATTCCATTATGGCTCCATCAGCTTGATTGATGAACCATGCAAGTCAGCTCACCTTGCTGCTATGAGAATAGCCAAAAACTCTGGTTGCATTCTCTCTTATGATCCAAATTTGAGACTGGCTCTATGGCCTTCAGCTGATGCTGCTCGGAAAAGCATAATGGATATATGGGATCAGGCTGATGTCACAAAG ATAAGTGAGGATGAAATTACATTTTTGACTGGAGGTGACGATCCTTATGACGATAATGTTGTTTTGAAGAAACTTTTTCATCCAAATCTCAAGCTTTTAATCGTTACGGAAGGGTCACAGGGTTGCAGATATTACACCAAA GCATTTAAGGGAAGGATTGGAGGTGTTAAAGTCAAACCTGTAGACACAACTGGTGCTGGTGATGCATTTGTTAGTGGGATTTTATACAGTATAGCTACTGATCAAACTATTTTTCAG GATGAGAAACGTCTTAGGAAGGCTTTATATTTTGCCAATATATGTGGTGCACTCACTGTGACTGAGAGAGGTGCAATTCCTGCACTTCCTACAAGGGAAGCTATCTTGCAATTCTTACTAGAAGCAGCTGTAATATAA
- the LOC114181412 gene encoding probable fructokinase-7 isoform X2: MLVGADEFGYMLADILKQNNVETSGMRFDSNARTALAFVTLREDGEREFLFFRNPSADMLLQESELDKNLLKQARIFHYGSISLIDEPCKSAHLAAMRIAKNSGCILSYDPNLRLALWPSADAARKSIMDIWDQADVTKISEDEITFLTGGDDPYDDNVVLKKLFHPNLKLLIVTEGSQGCRYYTKAFKGRIGGVKVKPVDTTGAGDAFVSGILYSIATDQTIFQDEKRLRKALYFANICGALTVTERGAIPALPTREAILQFLLEAAVI; the protein is encoded by the exons ATGCTG GTTGGAGCAGATGAATTTGGGTACATGCTGGCAGACATTTTAAAGCAGAACAATGTTGAGACTTCTGGCATGCGGTTTGACTCTAATGCAAGAACTGCATTAGCTTTTGTGACACTTAGAGAAGATGGTGAACGTGAATTCTTGTTTTTCCGCAATCCAAGTGCTGATATGCTCCTTCAAGAATCAGAACTTGATAAAAATCTCCTAAAGCAG GCTAGAATATTCCATTATGGCTCCATCAGCTTGATTGATGAACCATGCAAGTCAGCTCACCTTGCTGCTATGAGAATAGCCAAAAACTCTGGTTGCATTCTCTCTTATGATCCAAATTTGAGACTGGCTCTATGGCCTTCAGCTGATGCTGCTCGGAAAAGCATAATGGATATATGGGATCAGGCTGATGTCACAAAG ATAAGTGAGGATGAAATTACATTTTTGACTGGAGGTGACGATCCTTATGACGATAATGTTGTTTTGAAGAAACTTTTTCATCCAAATCTCAAGCTTTTAATCGTTACGGAAGGGTCACAGGGTTGCAGATATTACACCAAA GCATTTAAGGGAAGGATTGGAGGTGTTAAAGTCAAACCTGTAGACACAACTGGTGCTGGTGATGCATTTGTTAGTGGGATTTTATACAGTATAGCTACTGATCAAACTATTTTTCAG GATGAGAAACGTCTTAGGAAGGCTTTATATTTTGCCAATATATGTGGTGCACTCACTGTGACTGAGAGAGGTGCAATTCCTGCACTTCCTACAAGGGAAGCTATCTTGCAATTCTTACTAGAAGCAGCTGTAATATAA